GGATTCGCGTATTCGTAATGGTACGCCTGATCGTCATAAACCGATATGTTGACCAGAAAGCCACTATCAAGAACGAATATTAGATTTGTGTCGGTGTACAAGTTGCCATTCACGACTCTGCCCTGATAGAAATCGGACTCGTCTAAACGACTGTCGATGATGCAAACCTCTCCTGGAGCCGGGAGAGGATAGATCAGCAAGTTTTCTTCCATGGCTGACCAGTCTCCTAAAAATGGAGCAATTGCACCATCTATTTCAGACCAGGTTTCGACAAATGCTGCCTGTTGTTGATACTCTTCAGGACTGCGGCGATCGCTGTAATACCCACTCTGCATCAGCTTGGGAATCCCCTGACGCATTTCTAACACCATTCTCTCGATTTCTATTTCTGTGGCATGACGTTGAGACTGCGCTAAACCCGGAAGCGGCAACAGCAGAATGGCTAACGTCAGAAACAGGGGACAGGGGCGCATAAAGCAAAGTTACGATAGTTCAGAGAAAGTGCCATCGGGTTGGGGTGAAAAGTCAATGACCTGAGTGACCGCATCCAGGTTGAGTGCGCCATACAAATGTGGAAACTCCTCGCCCGTCTCGATCGCGTCGTAGCGTAATTCAGCCGTGAGTTTGCTTGGATCAATGTGCAACAACACTAAATCTGGGCTATTGCGATAAAACTGATTGGCAACCCAAATGACTTGTTCGGCTTTAGAGCAATGGATGAATCCTTCTGTCGTTAAGCTGTCAGCCCGATATTCCCCAATGGATTGAGCCTGTTGCCAGTGCGATCGCGATGTGATGTGAAAAATCATGAGTGACTTAAAAAGAAGATCATACTAACAGTGTTTTTTGATCGGCAACTTTTGCCGTTTAATGAAAAGATTACGCCAGGGTTCAAGCCATAATTATGTCCGATTCCACCCCATCGACAACGCGCAAGTCCAGCATCACAGAGCACAGTCTACCGCTATCCAGTGGGGAGATTCGCTACAAAGCGATCGCTGAATGGCAACCATTGTATGAGCGTGAGAAAGCCATTGCCGAAATCTTTCATGTGGCGTATTTCGCCGACCATCAGAGCACGACACCCCGTCCTCTGACGTTTGTGTTTAATGGTGGACCGGGTGCTGCTTCTGCTTATTTGCACATGGGCGCATTGGGACCCAAGCGGGTCGCATTTGGACAGCAGGGCACGTTGCCCCAACCCCCGGTAAAGGTTGTAGACAATGCTGAGAGTTGGTTGAGTTTTTCCGATCTGGTGTTTATTGACCCGGTGGGAACAGGCTTTAGTCGGGCAGTCACCCTGGATAAGGAGGAGGCTAAAGCCGATGAGAAAGCAAAAGCTGACAAACCAGAGGAAAAAGAAACGGAATTTTGGGAAGTAGAACGGGACTTAAATGCTCTGGCAGAGTTCATCCAGACCTTTCTCTCAAAACACAATCGCTGGTTGTCTCCCATCTTCATTGCAGGCGAAAGTTATGGTGGGTTTCGAGTGGCAAAACTGGCGCGTAAACTCCAACAAAACTATGGGGTAGGCTTGTCCGGTGCGATTATCATTTCCCCCGTGCTGGAGTTCAGCTTGTTAGAGGGGACTGATTACAACGTGACTGCCTGGGCTGCTGTCCTGCCGTCAATGGCTGGAGCGGCAGTGCATCATAATCGCGCTCAACGTGTCGGTGAGACTTTGCAGACCCATCTCGCGGAGGCTGAGTTGTTTGCCCGCAAAACGCTTATTCCGTTTCTAGCAATGGGCGAATCTGTTTCAGAGGATGAACAACAGCAGGTCTACCAACAGATTGCAGATTTAATCGGGTTGCCAGTGGAGTTTGTCGCTCGGCAGGGTGGACGGATTGGGATTGAGGGATTTGCAAGAGAGTTGCTGCGCGATCGCCAGCGTATTGTGGGTTTGTATGATGCCTCTATTACAGCGATCGATCCCTTTCCCGATCGCCCCCTCTATGAGGGCACCGATCCAACACTGGATGGGTTAGATCGGCTGTTCACAGGGGGCATCAATAGCCATTTGCGCGGCACATTAGGCGTTGAAACCAATTTGACCTACCATCTACTCAATTTTGAAACCTTCAAAGCCTGGAAATTTGAACTCAAAGGTGGGTTGAAACAGGGTTTTATTGGTGCAGTGGATGATCTACGGGTGGGGATGACGCTGAACCCCTACATGCAGGTTTACATCACCCACGGACTGTTTGATCTGGTCACACCTTACTTTGCTTCTAACCATCTCGCCGATCTGATGAAGCTTGACCCAGACGTTCGCCCCAATCTGACGATTCAACATTTTCAGGGTGGGCACATGTTCTATACCTGGGAGGCTTCGCGGCAGCAATGGTTTGCGGAGATGACCCAGTTTTATCAACGGGCGATCGCGTAACCAGGGATGGGGCACCTGATACCGATTCAAATGGTAAAACTTGCACTTTGGGGTTGGGAGAACCCCCCCAAAGCCTGGTTTTCACACGCTTGAAACAACCATGCGCCTAATTTAATACCAATTTGAATTGGCTTCGCTGCACATGATTCCGTAAGGGCGTTTCGCGAAACGCCCCTACCCAGTGATCTGCCACAATCAAACATTAAATCGGGATAACGTGAATTCGGGATAAGAATTTCGGTGGTTAAAACCGCCGCTATAAGAGCAAAACTGACCTGCGTCGGTTCTTCAAACCTTGATTTTCCGGAGTCCGCGCCGGCGGACTTCGCTCTAATAGCCGCGAATTCATTCGCCGGGCTCTTAAACCGAACTGACGTTAATTTAGAAATCTGTGTACACAGTAGGCTATGGGTTGGGGATGAGGGCTGCATCAAGGAGATGATTGACCCGGATTCCAGATCAAACCAATGAGGAAATGTGCGCTTCGCTCATCTGCCAGAGCTTGTAAATGAAGCACTCAACCCCATCACTCATCACAGCGAGGAACATACCCTCATGGGATTCCTTGCTGTCGGCAACCCAGCTTCCGCTCAGACTCACTTCCACAAACTGATCATTCACGGGAGTAATCATGACATTTCCGCTGCACTCCTGATGCAACATGATTTCTAAATGCCCCAATTCAGGAATATCAGCAGGTAGCAAAAAGGAGGCACGACCCGGTTCCACCGAGAGGGCTTGCCCCAACCGCATCGCCAGGATAACCCGTTGCGCGATCGCCATCTCCAATGAAGTTACGACCCATTCCATATACAGTCCAACTTCGGTGTAGTTCAGCTTTAACATCCTCAGTCTCTCCTTTAGTCAAGGGATTGGGGGGTATGGGAAGTCGCCGAGCCATTAGCCATTGACTACTGGCTCAGCACTCCACACTCAGTCCTCAAGCTTGTTTTGCTCTTTCCAAAACTGTTCAGCAAATGCAATCGCTGGATGGAGCGGTGCTTTGGGTTTGGTTTTGAGCACCATTCCGGTTTCGTGTAAGAGGCGATCGCCCTTCAGTGAGTTGCACGTTGCACACGCTGCCACAACGTTGTCCCAGGTATGGGTTCCACCTTTGGAGCGGGGAATAACGTGATCGAGGGTCAGATGCTTGGTGCTACCGCAATACTGGCAGGTGTGGTTGTCACGACGAAAGACTTCGCGACGATTGACGGGAGGTGCTTTCCAATGCCGTTCAGGATTGCCACTCGTTAAGCGAATGTGCTCCGGGATTTGGAGAACGACACTGGGCGATCGCACTTCCCATTGCTGAGTGCTACCAAATTCCAGTGACTCTGCCTGTCCTGTGACCAGCAACACCACGGCTCGTTTGATGTTGATCCGCGCCAGAGGTAAGTAGTTCTTTGAAAACACCACGACCTGTTTTTGCAGGATTGGTGGTTGTTGGGTCTGCTGATGCTGTATTTGAGCTTGCATTGGTTTCACTCCTCAAAAAATAACCCCCGCCTCTGTCATTTCAGGAGCGGGGGTTGGGGAAGTTGATATGCTTTTCCCTATGTCGGTGCCAGGGTTACCCTGCACCTCCCGCTCTCGGTCAAATGATCTGAATTGAGCCATTCAGCAATGGCTGTAAAGATGCCTTCACGGACGGATTTATGGCTGGGTCGATACACTCCCTTAACAGCAAACACGGCCTCAAAGACAAACAACCCCTCACACGCAAACCGCACCGATGCTCTGCCCGAACTCCAACGGAGTCGGCGTTGCATAGCGGTGCGTAAGGTAGCAGGAAGGGTGCGTATCATGGAAGGCTATCGTAGTTGTATTACAAATCTCATTTAAATACTACACTTGTAGTATTAAATTGTCTACTGTTTTCGCGAACTTTATTCATTGCAGGATAGCCATAAAGCATTCGGTTAGAGATACACGCAACCGAAGTATAATTCCAGATCCTCAGGGAGTGGGACTACTGAGAATTCAGAACTAATACCGAGCCTATTTCACCAATGCCGACAGTAGGATGAAATGTCGAATGGTAAGTTAGCCATGCCTTCTGGTGATCTAGATTCTGAAACTGAAATAACGTCTTTGCAAGAACTGCTTGGTCTGACTAACTTGAGTAACTGCGATGGTGACACACAATCCATCATGCAGCAATTAGGAGAAATCATTGGAATGCTTGCTCAGGCAGTCGTTACGGATGCCAACCCAAGCAGATTCGATACCAATCCTACTGACCTATTTGACAGGCTGTCGCACGCTGCTCAATTGGGCAACAAATCTCTGTTCCAGAAGCTAGTAGAAGCGGAGGCACAAACTCGACACCCCAATCAACCCACTCTGCTGATGGCAGCCGTCCTGGCAGAGCGAGTTGATCTGGTTCGGGAACTGGTTGCGGCTGGAGCCGATGTTAATGTTCGCATTCAACGTTTCTTTACCTTTGATGCAATGCAGTTTGCAGCTGACCAAGAGATGTTGGAGATTGTCAAAATTTTGGCGGATGCTGGAGCCGATTTGAACTGGAATGATCCAGGTTTTCGTCCCTTAAAGAAGGCGATCGACAAGGGCAATGTCGAGATGTTGCAAATCCTGCTGGATGCAGGCGCAGAAATCACATTTGCCACTGGCTTTAATCCACTGGTAGAGGCTGCGTCGAAAACTAACACGCCAGAAATTATTCAGCTTCTGTTGAATGCAGGTTGCGACGTGAATGGCACCAATCGAGGCGGTGACACAGCTTTAGTCAATGCATGTCTACATGGATATGATGCTGTCGTTCATACTCTGTTAACGGCGGGTGCAGACGCTAACCAATCCAGAAAAGATGGGGTGTCTCCACTGCTTGCTGTCTTTTCTGCGCCTCAAATGAATCAGGCGTTGTCTAGCTGGGGGTTAGCGGGAGATGGGGCAGGCTTACTCTCTCGGATGACAACCATTGTGCAGACGTTAGTTGCAGCAGGAGCCAACCCGAATACCTGTGATTTTCAAGGAAGAACAGCGTTAATGCTAGCTGCCGAGAAGGGCTACCTGGACATTGCCACAATCTTGCTGGCAAACGGGGCAGATGTGAATGCGATCGCAGATCCGGCAAAAGGATTTATTCCTGACCTGTTGAAGGGTGTAGCAGATGCGATCGCGCAAAGTTCAGACCAAAAAACCGCTCTTTTGTATGCAACCGACAATGGGCATACAGGTATTGTGCAGGCATTGTTAGATGCAGGAGCAGACGTGGCGATCGCCGATAAACAAGGACGGACTGCGCGAGATATTGCCATTCAACAGGGCTTTACAGCGATCGTGCGATTACTGGAGCAGGCTGGTAACCAGGCTCTAGAGGATAGCCCCCAATTCACAGACGCTTTTTTGTTAGGGGCTGCTAAACAGGGAAATTTAGAGGATTTGCGATCGGCATTACAGGCAGGCGTCAGCCCCAACGCTGTGGAATTGCAGGAACGCCGCAACCCTCGCTATAAAACGGCTTTGATGTTTGCCGCAGAACGGGGACATTTGGAAGCTGTGCGAATACTGGTAGAGGCAGGAGCCGAGACGAACTTAAGCGATCGCCCCGGTAAAAAGTTGGGCAAAACTCCGTTGATGTATGCGGCTGAGGCAGGTCACGCCAATATTGTCCGGCTATTGTTGGAGGCGGGCGCAACCGTAGATGCCCAGGATAAACGGGGTGAAACGGCATTATTTCTGGCGGTTCAGCAGAATTGCGTCGAGGTGGTGCGAGTGCTGTTGGAATACGGAGCCGATCCCCACAAAAAAAGCTGGGATTGAACACCCTTTGAACATGCCACCTATGCAAATCAGGAGATTACCAAACTGATCACCTCGGCTGGTCAGGATAAGCGTGACCCGGTGAGCCATGCAGCCCGCGAGGACATGCTGCGATCGGCAGCGTTTGATGGCAATGTCGAGGTGGTTAGAGACTTGATTCAAGCGGGGGTCAATATAGATGCTGCTGAGTCGAAGGGTGGCTGGACAGCTCTCATCTATGCGGCGGCTAAAGGAGTGACAACCGTCGTACAACTGTTGTTAGCGGCAGGCGCGAATGCGAATGCTACTACCCATAAGGGTGAAACAGCCCTCTCTGAGGCTGCTTATTGGGGACATTTGCAAGTTGTCGAGTTGCTCATCTCGGCGGGTGCAGATCCGAATATCAGCGGCACAGGCAACTACACACCTCTCATGAAAGCGTTAGTCTTTGGCAGATTGGACGTTGTACAGGCTCTCATCCGAGCAAATGCCGATCTCAACATTCGCAATGAGGAAGGCAAAACAGCACTGGCGATCGCCCTGGAAAACGGTCATACGGCGATCGCTCAGCTCTTGCGCTGTCTTGGTGCGATCGAATAAACGCTCTGGATCTTCGGCTCCCTGAAAAAGCCGGAGATCGGGAGTTTCCTCCCTAACGTTTTGTCGCCGCTCCTTTGCCTTGACATAGGTTGCAACTGCCTCAGATACCTGCTCGATTGGGGCTTTTACCGCAAAGATGGCATACTCTGGATGACCTTCATGAACTTCGGTCTGAAAATCCCACATTCCCAGGGGTTGAGCAGGCACAACGAGTACATCAACTCGCTCAATATTTGCATCAACCAGATTGAGGTCGAGCGACGGGATGTAAACGCCCTGTTCCGTTAGTAAGTCGTTGACTGAGGTGAGAAGCTGTTCTCGCAGAGCGGTTGGCTCAAGACCCTTAAAGTTTAAACGTTTGCGCAGAAAAGACTCAAAGTAAACACTGTCATTGTGATACATTCGCTCTGCTCTTTCGCGATCGTCATTATTCTGCCAAACCATCCACTCAATCCATCCAGACTCATCTGCTTCCCACAGTTGAATCACCTTCCCTGCAATTTTTTGGGAGATTTGGCGACAGTCCCGTTTGAGGTTAATGGATCGCTTCAAATTCCAATACACCACTGCCCAAGGACTATTTTTGAATTGAACAATAGGCACACCCTGCAACTCCGCTAATGTTCCGGTGCTGACATGTTGCATCCAGGTTTCAACTCGAAACAGGTGTGACAACGTTTCTGCAACCTGCTCAACGGGAGATTCTACGGCAAAAATGCTGTATTTAGAACCTCTTGCTCCCATCCATTCTCGAAATTCTGACAATCCTGTTGATATAGCTGTAGTCACCTCAGTTAAGACAAGGCACTCAACAGGACAGACGCGATTAATCGCGTCTCTCTCAGCAGGGCTCAAATTCAATGTCCTAATGGTTTTGGCGATCGCTATACAACCATGGGCGATCGCTCCTAAATTCATTGCATCTAGCTCAGATCACTCTGGCTCCAATAGGAGTGTTCCCAATCGCAGGAATTGGGTTAACCTGAGTTTGAGATAAAGATTTTGATGATTGAAGCCGCAGCTACAAGCGCAAAGCTGACCTATGAAGGAGTTCACCTCTGTGAAAGTGATTGCGATACAGGACTGACCGTGACCAGGTGAGTTGCCTCATCGATCGCAACTTTTGCCAGCCCAAACTGTTCAATCACCCAGGCATTGGTCGTTAAGTGGGTACTGACTTCAGCGACTCGATATTGGCTGGGTGTGGTAGCGAGAGCAGCAGGCAACAGCAGTTGATCCGCCAAATGGACATCGACAGGCGCACCGTGGTTGTGAAATTCTAAAAGCTCTTGGGTGGCGATCGCAGCGACTTCTTCAGCAGGGAGTCCGAGTTTCCCGACTGCCCCAAAGCCTGTGCGGCTATGGTCATACTCAGCCATCAAAAAAATGCCTGTTCCGGCTCCAACTCCGCGTTCGCGTCGTGGTTGCACCTGGGCTTTGAGTTGCGCTTCGGCTAACAGATTTTCGGCTCGACTCGCCATTCGTTGAGGGATGTGGGAGGGCAATTCAGTTGCGATCGCCACTCCCTGGATCTGGCGTAAGGTTCCCCGTTCTAACAATTGAATAGAGCGGAGCGAACCAACACCACTACCGTTCCCCCTGACTTGCAAAATTAACTCACCCCCACCACGGGGATACCAACCCCACGCAGCCAGCTTCAGCGTTGCCTGCACTCCCATCTGTTGCAGCACTGGAAGGTACACCTGCTCAATATAGGGTGCGGGTGGACTCCAGGCAACGAAGGTGCCTCCCCTCAAAATGACCGTTGACTCACCCGATATTACTGCCAGAGGCAGCAAAACGGTTTGCAAAATCAGGGTGACGGCTCCGGCTGATCCAGTTCCGAGCGTTTGCGCCACATCAAAGGTATACTGTCCCGCTTGTACAGGTTGACGCGGAATGAATTCTAACTGAGTGGAACCCACGCGATCGCCCATTACTTCTGCCTGACACAGCGTTGCAGCCGCCCGAACCCCGGTTAAATGCTGAATAGCTAATCCTGGCTTTTCTCGCCCTGCTCGAATGCGATCGATGCGAATCGGTTGCCCGGTCATCGCCGCTAAACTCAGACTTGTCCGAAGGATTTGCCCTCCCCCTTCTCCATAGGAACCGTCAATGTATAGCATTTGGATTTTGGATTTTGGATTTTAGATGTTGGATTTTGGATTTTGGATTTTGGATTTTAGATGTTGGATTTGGGATGTATCAATGAAGCTGTACCAGGATTAAATGGCGTTGCTGATTGAGGATATGAAATCGCGAGCAAGATGCTCGCACTCCCTTGTGATGATCCCGATAGGGTGAGCGTCTCGCTCACGTTGGGAATTTACGTATCATTTGTCATTTCAGCAACGCCGATTAAATATCAAGAATAACCTGTGCCATCCATCCGTTATCTATTTTTTTGAGTTGAAACTGATGTAGTGTAACCGCTTTAACGTCAACTCGCTGGTGATGGCGATCGCGATCCAATAATTCTCCTTGAGTGATGGCTGTTAGATGATAAAGAGCTTCTTGTTTATCAATCTCAACTTGTTGTGCTCTCAGTAATAGCAACTCACTATCTTTGTAATAAACGAACTCTTGCAGAAAGTTAAATAGCAGTAGATCAAGTTCATCATTTTCGAGTTGAAAGGTACGAGTTTCTGTCAGGGCGATCGCCTCCAAATTATCAATCATCGTGTTGATCACCGCATCTCCTGCGGCTCTAAACACTTCCTCTAAATCATCTCCCCAGGAACGAAAGGCGATGTCAGCCGTGGCGATGTCTTCCAGAAATTCGTAGGGCATTGGAGTTGGGAATGGAGTGTGAGGTGTGAAGGAAAGGCTACAGGATACGGGGAAAAGTTAATGTCCCATTTCAACCACGGTTAACAGGTTACCTATTGCTAATGTCTCTTGCTTAATTCGCAAGATTGGAGGCGATCGCAAATCTGAGTTTGTTGCTGAGTGATCTGTTTGCCGATGAAAACGAGTTTAGTTGGAGCAGGCTCAAAGGGTTCTAAATCCCAACGACCAGCGACGAAGTTAAACAGGTGTGTTCCTTCGGGAAATTGCACAAATCCTTTGGCACGATAGACATCAGGGCTGAGAGAATCAGCGAATTCGGCAAAACGGGGGCGATCGAAAACGGCTTGAGACGTGTAGCTGAAGGATTCAAATTCTGGTTGATGGTGGTGATGCGGGGCAGGTTGCGATCGCTCTCGACCAATACCAAAGAGCAAATCGGGGTCAATTTGGCAGCGAACGGTGGGAATGATGGAGGTGACTTCATTCAGGGTATGCAGTTTGTCGGTTATGGTTGCCAATTCACTATCGGAAACGAGATCCGCTTTGTTAAGCAACAAAATATCCGCTGCTTCAATTTGAATACGACTGGTGTGTCCAACTTGGGGATACTTCACCATACCATCGGCATCCATGACGGTAATCACACCATCCAACCGCACTTGGGGCAAACTCTCTTGAATGTCGAATACCAGCGCATCCGGTTCTGCGACCCCTGTTGTTTCCACCACCAGGTAGTCCGGATCAACCGTGGTAATGATCTCATCTACAGCCGCTTCAAATTCGCCTAACAACGAGCAACAGACACAACCCCCGCCCAAGTCAGCCATCTCCACATTCTTGCCCTGGAGAATCTTCGTGTCGATCGCAATCTCCCCAAACTCATTCATCAAAATTGCGATCTTCCGGGGCATAACAGTCAGAATATGCCGTAATAGCGTCGTCTTGCCGCTTCCCAGTGGTCCTGTAATTACAGTAATTGGCGTCCGTCCTGCCATACCTCACTCCTCTAATCTCTACAAACGCGATGAATTGCGTCGCTTCCCCCATTCAAACTATCCCTTCACATTGCCGATCGGCGTTAATCGCGCCACTCGTTGACTGATACCTGCCAGTTCTGCCGCTTCAATCACCTCATCCACGTCTTTGTAGGCTCCTCCCGCCTCTTCTGCCAGTCCTGTGTTTGAAGTACTGCGAACATAGATGCCCCGTTATTGCATCTCCTTTTGCAGTTGCTGCCCCTGCCACGTTTTGCGGGCTTTGGTGCGACTCATGGTACGTCCGCTGCCATGGGCGGTGCTAAAGAAGGTTTGGTCACCAGTGGCTACACCTGTGAGCAGATAAGACCCCGTTTCCATACTGCCACCGATAATGACGGGTTGTCCCATCTCCTGATAGCGGAAGGGCAGGTCGGGCATTCCGGGTCCAAAGGCACGGGTTGCCCCTTTGCGGTGAACCAGCAGCGATCGCTCCTTGCCATCCACAACATGCGTCTCTAGCTTGGCGGTGTTGTGCGCCACGTCATAGACCATGTGCATTCCCAGATCTTCAGGCGATCGCCCAAACACCTCGGAGAACACTTCACGAATGCGGTGCAAAATCACCTGTCGATTGGCAAACGACATGTTGATGCCACATTGCATTGCAGAGAAGTATGCCTGCCCTTCAGGGGAGTGAAACGGGGCACAGGCTAATTCGCGATCGAGAATTTTGATGCCGTATTTGCTCTCCATCACCTTGAGAAAGCTTTGCAGGTAATCTGTCGCGACCTGATGCCCAAACCCGCGACTGCCACAGTGAAACATCACCACCACCTGATCGGGATGGGTGATACCCATCGCCTTCGCCAGAGCCTTATCAAAAATGTTTTCCCGTTTGGCAACCTGAATTTCTAGGTAATGGTTGCCCGACCCCAGAGTGCCGATCTGGTGAACGCCGCGATCGATCGCCTTCTCACTGATCTTGCTGGCATCGGCTCCCTTGAGGCAACCCTGTTCCTCCATCAGTTCCAGGTCTTCTTCCCAGCCAAAGCCATTGTGAATGCACCACTGCGCCCCCTGCTCCGCCACCTTGCGAAACTCGTTGCGGGTGAGTTTGACAAATCCACTACTGCCAACACCTGCCGGAACCCGCTCATACAGCTTGTCTACCAATTTTTTGATGTGCGGTTTGACCTCTTTGTATTCCAGGTTTGTCGTCACCAGACGCATCCCACAGTTGATGTCAAACCCAATACCACCCGGGGAAATCACACCGCCCTGATCGACATCCATCGCCGCCACACCCCCAATGGGAAAGCCATAACCAAAGTGACCATCGGGCATACACAGGGC
This Oscillatoria sp. FACHB-1407 DNA region includes the following protein-coding sequences:
- a CDS encoding alr0857 family protein; the encoded protein is MLKLNYTEVGLYMEWVVTSLEMAIAQRVILAMRLGQALSVEPGRASFLLPADIPELGHLEIMLHQECSGNVMITPVNDQFVEVSLSGSWVADSKESHEGMFLAVMSDGVECFIYKLWQMSEAHISSLV
- a CDS encoding HNH endonuclease, encoding MQAQIQHQQTQQPPILQKQVVVFSKNYLPLARINIKRAVVLLVTGQAESLEFGSTQQWEVRSPSVVLQIPEHIRLTSGNPERHWKAPPVNRREVFRRDNHTCQYCGSTKHLTLDHVIPRSKGGTHTWDNVVAACATCNSLKGDRLLHETGMVLKTKPKAPLHPAIAFAEQFWKEQNKLED
- a CDS encoding ankyrin repeat domain-containing protein codes for the protein MSHAAREDMLRSAAFDGNVEVVRDLIQAGVNIDAAESKGGWTALIYAAAKGVTTVVQLLLAAGANANATTHKGETALSEAAYWGHLQVVELLISAGADPNISGTGNYTPLMKALVFGRLDVVQALIRANADLNIRNEEGKTALAIALENGHTAIAQLLRCLGAIE
- a CDS encoding CobW family GTP-binding protein, giving the protein MAGRTPITVITGPLGSGKTTLLRHILTVMPRKIAILMNEFGEIAIDTKILQGKNVEMADLGGGCVCCSLLGEFEAAVDEIITTVDPDYLVVETTGVAEPDALVFDIQESLPQVRLDGVITVMDADGMVKYPQVGHTSRIQIEAADILLLNKADLVSDSELATITDKLHTLNEVTSIIPTVRCQIDPDLLFGIGRERSQPAPHHHHQPEFESFSYTSQAVFDRPRFAEFADSLSPDVYRAKGFVQFPEGTHLFNFVAGRWDLEPFEPAPTKLVFIGKQITQQQTQICDRLQSCELSKRH
- a CDS encoding DUF952 domain-containing protein gives rise to the protein MIFHITSRSHWQQAQSIGEYRADSLTTEGFIHCSKAEQVIWVANQFYRNSPDLVLLHIDPSKLTAELRYDAIETGEEFPHLYGALNLDAVTQVIDFSPQPDGTFSELS
- the rtcA gene encoding RNA 3'-terminal phosphate cyclase, whose product is MLYIDGSYGEGGGQILRTSLSLAAMTGQPIRIDRIRAGREKPGLAIQHLTGVRAAATLCQAEVMGDRVGSTQLEFIPRQPVQAGQYTFDVAQTLGTGSAGAVTLILQTVLLPLAVISGESTVILRGGTFVAWSPPAPYIEQVYLPVLQQMGVQATLKLAAWGWYPRGGGELILQVRGNGSGVGSLRSIQLLERGTLRQIQGVAIATELPSHIPQRMASRAENLLAEAQLKAQVQPRRERGVGAGTGIFLMAEYDHSRTGFGAVGKLGLPAEEVAAIATQELLEFHNHGAPVDVHLADQLLLPAALATTPSQYRVAEVSTHLTTNAWVIEQFGLAKVAIDEATHLVTVSPVSQSLSQR
- a CDS encoding ankyrin repeat domain-containing protein — its product is MPSGDLDSETEITSLQELLGLTNLSNCDGDTQSIMQQLGEIIGMLAQAVVTDANPSRFDTNPTDLFDRLSHAAQLGNKSLFQKLVEAEAQTRHPNQPTLLMAAVLAERVDLVRELVAAGADVNVRIQRFFTFDAMQFAADQEMLEIVKILADAGADLNWNDPGFRPLKKAIDKGNVEMLQILLDAGAEITFATGFNPLVEAASKTNTPEIIQLLLNAGCDVNGTNRGGDTALVNACLHGYDAVVHTLLTAGADANQSRKDGVSPLLAVFSAPQMNQALSSWGLAGDGAGLLSRMTTIVQTLVAAGANPNTCDFQGRTALMLAAEKGYLDIATILLANGADVNAIADPAKGFIPDLLKGVADAIAQSSDQKTALLYATDNGHTGIVQALLDAGADVAIADKQGRTARDIAIQQGFTAIVRLLEQAGNQALEDSPQFTDAFLLGAAKQGNLEDLRSALQAGVSPNAVELQERRNPRYKTALMFAAERGHLEAVRILVEAGAETNLSDRPGKKLGKTPLMYAAEAGHANIVRLLLEAGATVDAQDKRGETALFLAVQQNCVEVVRVLLEYGADPHKKSWD
- a CDS encoding archease, giving the protein MPYEFLEDIATADIAFRSWGDDLEEVFRAAGDAVINTMIDNLEAIALTETRTFQLENDELDLLLFNFLQEFVYYKDSELLLLRAQQVEIDKQEALYHLTAITQGELLDRDRHHQRVDVKAVTLHQFQLKKIDNGWMAQVILDI
- a CDS encoding S10 family peptidase produces the protein MSDSTPSTTRKSSITEHSLPLSSGEIRYKAIAEWQPLYEREKAIAEIFHVAYFADHQSTTPRPLTFVFNGGPGAASAYLHMGALGPKRVAFGQQGTLPQPPVKVVDNAESWLSFSDLVFIDPVGTGFSRAVTLDKEEAKADEKAKADKPEEKETEFWEVERDLNALAEFIQTFLSKHNRWLSPIFIAGESYGGFRVAKLARKLQQNYGVGLSGAIIISPVLEFSLLEGTDYNVTAWAAVLPSMAGAAVHHNRAQRVGETLQTHLAEAELFARKTLIPFLAMGESVSEDEQQQVYQQIADLIGLPVEFVARQGGRIGIEGFARELLRDRQRIVGLYDASITAIDPFPDRPLYEGTDPTLDGLDRLFTGGINSHLRGTLGVETNLTYHLLNFETFKAWKFELKGGLKQGFIGAVDDLRVGMTLNPYMQVYITHGLFDLVTPYFASNHLADLMKLDPDVRPNLTIQHFQGGHMFYTWEASRQQWFAEMTQFYQRAIA